The nucleotide sequence ATTTCCAGCGAGGTGGGAGCCGCGAAGCCGGATCCGCAAATCTTTGCCGCTGCCCTGGCGAAACACGACTGCGAGCCAGCTGATGCGTGGCACGTGGGCGATAGCTACGGCGACGACTTTGAAGGTGCAAAAGGCGCCGGTCTGCGAGCCATCTGGCTCCAACGGCCCGAAGAAACCATCACCAAATATAGCGACCAACCGCCCCGACTGTAGAGCTAGAAGCTTATCGTCGATAGGGTTCCAGATATTGCAGCAGGCCACGGGCGATCGCTTGGGAGATATTTTCTTGCCAGGCGGGGTCACGGAGTTTGGGCGCATCATTCGCGCCCGTAACAAAGCCCAGCTCCAACAGAGCCGCTGGCATCGCGGTGTTACGGAGCACGTAAAAGCGGGCTTGTTTGACCCCGCGATCGCCAAATCCAGAAGCGGGCAACACATTTGCATGAATGATGCTGGCAAGCTGTTGCCCTGTCGCCGAATAGTAGTAGGTTTCCACACCGTTCACATCCGGACGACTCATGCTGATCGCATTGGCATGAATGCTGAGAAAGACCGTGGCATTAGCATTGTTCGCGATCGCGGTTCGCGGTTCTAAATCCAATGTGACGTCGGAAGTGCGGGTCATCACCACATCGACGCCTGCCTCACGCAGGAGCTCCGCTACCCGCAGCGATACGGGAAACACGACATTCTTCTCTTGCAAACCACCGATGCCCACGGCACCCGGATCACGACCGCCATGCCCCGGGTCGATCGCCACACGCACCCGACTATTGTTCACAGTGGGGGGAATTGCCGGTCTGGCGGGTTGCGGCGGCAGGTTGGGCTGCGGGACTGGGGTTGCAGGTCGCGTGGTGGGGGGCACCGCAATCTGCGGATTACCGGCCTGAGATGGATTATCCGGAATCGAGCTAATCGACACACCACTGGGCGGCACCAGCACAATCCCCGTTTGGGTGCCGATATTGGTGGGGGTAACCTCCCAATCGGGACTGCCCGGAGCCAACGTCATGACGACGCGGGTCACGTTGCGCTGGGGGTCTTGAGTGATATCCCAACGGTTGACACTGTAACGGTTGTTGGGCAAGGCTTCGGCTTTCAAAAAGGGCGAAATGGAGCTATCAAACAGGTCGATGATGATTTGCCGCTCACCACCGGGCTGGCCTCGCCGCTCTAAATTGATGGTGGGGATTTCGCCACTGGTGCGCATAAAGAAACCATCAGCAGTGGTCACCACCCCTGACAAAAAGGTCATAGCGCCATTGGTCGAATATTCCCCCGTAACCGAATTGCCACCGCTAGCGCCCGTTGCGCCACTGCCCATCTGCTGCGGCTGGGGCAACTGCACGACCCATTCATTACTCCGCACGCCGCGCACTTCCACCGCCCGCGGATCCAAGGTATAACCGGGTGCCAATTCAATCACCAGACGCGCCGTTTGGGAGTCAAATTGGCCCGATCGCACCTCGCGAATGGCCCCCCCGACCGCTTGACTTTGGGAAGGGCGACCTAAGGTAGTCCCCGGCAAGTCAATGACGACACGGGTGGGATTAAAGACCATTTGAGCACGGGGCTGCACTGGCGCATCCGTGTTAAACACCAGCTGATTACGCTGCTGGTCAAACCGCCAAAAGCGTAACTGAGCCGCCTCGGCAGGCAGGGTATAAACCAATGCACTGGTCACTGCCAGTCCGGCGGGAATTAGCCAATCAACTCTCAACCTGATGTCTCCTTTCGGGAAACTGCGTAGATATTAGATGACGTTGGGATGGACGCATCAGTGCCAGCATTTCCTGACAATTTCGCAAGTTTCGCACCTCGCGGCTTCAAAGTCTAGCGCAGGAAATTGCAATCATGAGCCTGCCTCCAGGAAATTTCCGCAATCTTGCGGGGTTATTGTCAGCACGGCCTTGGGCGCACTAAGGGTGGTCGCTTCATCACAGGGTTCGGGGATGCATCTCACACGTCAACAACGCCGTTTGGGCGGTTTGCTACTGGGCGCAATTTTGCTGGTTTTAGCGGTTCACCACTGGCTGCTGCCGCTGTTTACGCGCCCGTCGTTGGCGGCTCTTTTGCCCCAAGATCCATATATTCAGGTTTATTTCAACCAGTCTCAAGCCAGCCTGTATACCGATCCCTATCGCCAAATTCGGCGGCCAGGGGATGATTTGGAACAGGTGATCGTCGAGGCGATCGCTGCCGCCACCACCTCCATTGACGTTGCCGTACAAGAAATCACGTTGCCGCAAATTGCCCTGGCGTTGCGCGATCGCGCCCAAGCTGGTGTCAATGTCCGCATCATTGTCGAAAATCAGTACAACCGGGTTTGGCGGCCGCTGAATGAATTCCAGTCGGGACAAATGGACGAGTACCAACAGTCCAAACACTCGGAGAAACAGCAGCTCATTGACGCTAACGGTAATGGCAAAATCACCGCCGAGGAGGTAGCCCAGCGTGATGCCATTCACATTTTGACCCAAGGCCAGGTGCCACTGCTGGATGACACTGCCGATGGCTCCAAAGGCAGCGGGCTGATGCATCACAAATTCATGGTGGTAGATGGCCGCACGGTGGTGCTCGGTTCGGCTAACTGGACGACGTCGGGTATTCACGGAGATTTTGCGTCTGCAGACAGTCGCGGCAACGCCAACGCGCTGCTCCGCATCGATAGTCCAGAACTGGCTGCCGTGCTAGAGGAGGAATTTGACCTGATGTGGGGCGATGGACCAGCGGGCAAGGAAGACAGCCTGTTTGGGTTACAAAAGCCGCTGCGATCGCCCCGCGTGGTCAACATTCCCGGTTCCCAAGTTACAGTACAGTTTTCGCCCGTATCGGAAACGCAGCCCTGGAGCCAAAGTGTGAATGGCCTGATTAGCCAAACGTTGACTCAGGCTAGCAGCAGTATTGATCTGGCGCTGTTTGTGTTTTCCGATCAGGGAATTAGCGATCGCTTGGCCCAAAAATCTCAAGCGGGAGTGACCATACAGGCCCTGATTGACCGCAATTTTGTTTACCGCAGCTATAGCGAAGCGCTGGATATGCTCGGCACGGCCATGCCGGATCACCGCTGTAAATATGAAGCCCATAACCGCCCGTGGACGCAGCCCATCGCCACTGTCGGCACCCCCAACCTGCCGGAAGGCGACAAATTGCACCACAAGTTCGCCCTAATCGACAACCACACCGTCATCATCGGCTCCCACAACTGGAGCGCCGCCGCGAACCACACTAATGACGAAAACCTGCTCGTTATCCGCAATCCGACTGTCGCCGCCCACTTTCGCCGCGAGTTCGATCGCCTTGCCGCCAATGCCGAGATGGGCTTTACGAAAGATCTGCAAAACCGCATCCAACGCCAGCGTAAGCAATGCGGCGGCTGACGGGTTGCGAGTATTAGCGGCGAGGGGACGGGCCCCTTATACGCCACCTGAGTTAAAGCGAGGGGACGGGTCCCTTGTACTCCACCTGAGTTAATCGGTGTTGCCGACAGGGACCCGTCCCCCTAAGGAATCGAGAAACTAGTTAGCGCTGCTGCCGAGGAGAAATAGCCCCAGCATGGTGACGCTATTCCAAGCGCTGTGGAGCAGCATGGGAGCGAGGAGGTTGCGCGATCGCGTGTACACAATCCCCAAGACGCCCCCAAGCACCGCCAAGGGCAATACTTCCGACAGACTGAGGTGGGCGATCGCAAACACCAGGCTACTGACAGCGATCGCGCCGCCGACGGGCATGTAGCGCGTTAGGGAGGGCAGCAAAAAGCCGCGAAAGAGAAACTCCTCAAACAAGGGGGCAGCGACCGAGGCCGTGGTGAAGAAAATCGCTAGCGCGAAGGGATCTTGGGCTTCGAGCACCGTTTGCAACAGCGGATTGCTGCCCCCCTGCCCCTGCCAAATCTGCTGGTTTAGCACCGAGACGGTCAACATCAGCGGCAGCGCCGCAAAGTAGCCGCCCAGCCCCCACAGCCACCAATTACTCCGCAGCTTGAACTTGAACCAGTCCGGCGGCAGGGGTCGATAAGACCGAATCGCAAACCAGAGCACCGCGATCGCTCCGACAGACATCATTAAGTAGTACGTCAGCGCAAACAACGCCTGGCCGCGCGTGCCCGCCCCTGCGAGCACCCCCCGCAGCGGACTGATGACGACCGGCACCACTAACTGCCCCATAAACAAGAAGCCACCGACCACCACAATCCAAATGGTCTCTGCCGACCAGGGCACCTCCCAACCGCGATCGCGATTTTGTGCCAGTAGCGCATCGGCGCCCTTCACTAAGCGCTGAATGCCCAGACCAATGAGCAACAAAATGCCCGTCAAAGCGCCCACTGCCGGAAATACACCCACCGCCGCCAGGGTCAGAATCAATCCTTGAGCCTGGTCCGCCTCAGCTTGTTCTAGCGCGGCCAAGGCAGCTGAGTCTTGGGTGCGTCGATAATATTGCGCCAATGCCCGATTCTGAAACCACCCTTGCAGGGTTGTGCTGATCAGCGCTTCACTATCATCCGGCAGGGAACGGTCATGCCAAAGCGCGTCTAGGGTGTCGGCGGTGCGCCAGAGGCGATCGCCCGTCGCGTGACGAGATTTCACGCCCTCCCAATTGGCTTGGGCAGCCTCAAAGGCTTGCTGCTCCGCCTCCAAAATTCCCAACCGCAGATCGAGCAAATCAAGTAGTTCTGACTGTCCGGCGATCGCATTTTGTAAGCGGGGCGAGACCGAGGCCGCGTCGCCCGCTAAGGCCGCATTTTCATCTAAGGTATTGACGGCGGTGGCCCGCACTGAGGCGTAATTTTTCTGGGCATCCGCAATGGGATCCGCCCCCAACAGATTGCGGCGCAGCGTTGCCACCTGTTCAGCGGGTAAGCCATCGCCCTCCCACGCCGTCGCCTGCAACAACAAATCGGTTTGATACAGCTCTAAGCGGCTTGCGACTTGGGGCTCCTTCCAACTCGCGATGAGGGCACTGCCCATAATCAGGCTGACTAATAAGGTAATGACCACCAACACAATGCGACGAAGGGTGCTGGGAAACTGCGGCGCGAGTTCAGAGTCCATAGAGTTTGGCAAAGTCAATTAAGGCACTGCTTTCCAGAGTAGCGGGTATTCTCTCCCTGAGGGCATGAAGATGCTGAGCCCGGCAACTCTGCACCCAGCCGCCGCTAAATTCGCCCGATATGGTGAATTAGACACCTGACCGAGTGGTGTCCGCCGATCCCTTCCACACGCTGGCCACGAGGGGACAAACGGCATCATCTTCGTAATCTGGATGTGCGATCGCCCTGTTCTTAACAAGAACTTGAAATCAATCAGAAATTTTGGTGCGATCGCTCACGAAGCGCTGTTAAATCATGATTACGCCAGTCAAAGCTCGCACGACCAACATAAGGATAGGCATGTGATTGTTGCCAGTGACTCGTAACGATCGACCACCGCAAGTTCATTATGTCTTACGTCAGTCAAGCGACTGGCAAAAGACGTCATTAACACAGCACCTAATGGCCGAGACAGTTTGGTGTTAGAAGATTCCAGCCTCTTTGTGTCAGATTTCCTATCGCTAAAACGGTCACCCCAGGCCAATATTGTGAGCCACCAGTTCTGTCGTCGATGTTGTGGTCAGAAGTACAGATTTTCCGGCGAACGAAGTTTATTTTAGCTGCGCACTGTTGTTGTTTTCTCTTGAGTGAATGCCCCCTTCTGTCTCTACGACTTCTCTACAATTTACGTTGAATGGAGAACCCCTCTGTCTCCAAGAGGCTTCTCCGACCCAAACGTTATTAAGCTATTTGCGGCAACACGGTTACGTTGGCACCAAAGAAGGCTGTGGCGATGGTGACTGCGGCGCTTGCACGGTGGTCATGGTGGGAGCGGATGCGACCGGGCAGCCCCAGTATCAAGCCGTGAATAGTTGCCTGCTGCCCATCGGCAGTTTAGGCGGGCGGCATATTTACACCGTAGAGGGCATTGCCAACGATCGCCTGCATCCGGTGCAGCAAGCGATGGTCGATTTAGGCGGTTCTCAGTGCGGCTACTGCACCCCAGGATTCATCATGAGCCTGTTTGCGGGCTATTACAGCGATCGCGTGGCCGATGAGGTCACGGTGGAGGGCAATCTCTGTCGCTGTACCGGATATCTGCCCATTCGACGGGCGGCCCAGCGAGTCGCCGCTGAATCTCACGGCGAGGATGATTTTTCTCAAGCCTTAAGTCAAGTGTCACTGCCATTGGCCGCAACGGCTTACAGTGCGCAGGGCCAGCAGTTCTATCGTCCTACCCAGCTGGCAGAAGTCCTCGACCTCTTGCAAGCTCATCCCGACGCCACGTTGGTGGCGGGGTCTACCGATCTGGGATTGGAAATGAGCTGGTATCGCCAGCACTATCCCGTCATGATTGCCCTGGAGGCGGTGGCCGAACTGCATCAGTTGGCACACACTGATGACGCCGTGACCATTGGGGCGGCGGTGCCCCTGAGCCAGATTGAGGAACAGTTGCGGGGCGTGTTTCCGAGTCTGGATGAGATGCTGCATTGGTTTGCGGCGCGGCAGGTACGCAACCGAGCGACGCTGGGCGGTAATTTGGGCACGGCTTCACCCATTGGCGATCTGCCCCCGGTGCTGCTGGCGCTGGATGCGACGATTCAAGTGGCGAGTGCGGCAGGTTCGCGCGAAATTGCGATCGCGGACTTTTTCAAAGGGTATCGCGTCACTGATTTGCGGACGGGCGAGGTGATCGTGGCGATTACGATTCCCAAGACGCCACAGATCGCGGTGACTCGCCGACTCAGCCAATCGTACAAAATCGGTAAGCGGGGCACGGACGACATCAGCATCGTGGCGGCAGCCTACCGGATTGATTTAGACACGCAAAACCGGGTCGTGGCAGCACGGTTAGCCTATGGTGGCGTGGCGGCGACGCCGATTCGTGCGATCGCCGTCGAAGAGTGGCTCATCGGTCAACCCTGGACGTTAGCAACGGTGTTAGCGGCGAAAGAACAGCTGCGATCGGCCTTTACGCCGATGAGTGACTTGCGGGGGAGTGCGGACTATCGCAATCGCTTGATTGCCAATCTATTCGAAAAGTTCTTTGTGGAATTCAATAATTGCGAGTAAGGGAAATTGCAGGCATGAGTAACCGGGATCGACGACAAAGCCATGAAAGCGCGATCGGCCATGTGACCGGCAAGGCGGTGTATACCGATGATCAGCGCCCACCGTTCGGCTTGTTATCGCTGTATCCGGTGCTGTCGCCCCATGCCCGCGCCCGCATTTTGACCCTGGAAACAGCCGCCGCTCGGGCCGTGTCGGGAGTCGTAACGGTGCTAACCGCTGCCGACATTCCCGGACAGAACAATACCGGGGTGATTCGGGCGGATGAGCCGCTGTTGCCCACCGATGAGGTGAGCTATTGGGGGCAGCCGGTAGTCTGGGTTGTAGGTGAAACGGAGCACGCGGCCCGCCTCGGGGCGGAGCAAATCTGCATTGAATATGAGCCACTGCCCGCGCTGGTGTCGGTGGCGGACGCGATCGCAGCAGAGAGCTTTCACAGTGCGCCGGATGTGTGTCGCCGGGGCGATCCCGAGGCGGCGATGGCGACGGCAGAGCATGTGCTGACGGGCGAAGTCGTCATGGGCGGACAAGATCACTTCTATCTTGAAACCCAGGCCGCATGGGTGCTACCGGCCACCGACGGCACTTATCAGGTCTATTCCTCGACCCAGCATCCCAACTCAACGCAGACGGCGGTGGCCGACGTGCTGAAACTGCGGCTCAATCAAGTCGTTGTGACTTGTTTGCGCATGGGCGGAGCCTTTGGCGGCAAAGAGTCCCAGGCCAATCCGTTAGCGGCGATCGCGGCCCTGGCAGCCCACAAAACCGGACGTCCAGCGCGGGTCAGCTTCCGTCGCCATCAGGACATGATCGTGACGGGTAAACGTCACGGCTTTGTGGGGCGCTATCAAGTGGGGTGCGATCGCGATGGCACTCTGAAAGCTCTAGTGCTGAAGCTTTACAGCGATGCGGGCTGGAGCCTGGATCTTTCCCCTCCAGTGCTGCTGCGGGCGATGCTGCACGCCGACAACGCCTACTACATTCCCCATGTGGACTTCAAAGGCTATCTGACCAAAACGAATCGGGTGTCGAATACGGCCTTTCGCGGCTTTGGCGGCCCTCAGGGCATGATGGTAATCGAAGACGTGATCGACCATGTGGCCCGCACCGTCGGTCGCCCGCCTCACGAAGTGCGTGAGCTGAACTTTTATCGGGGCGAGGGCGACAGCAACACCACCCACTACGGGCAAGTGCTGGTGGATAACCGGATTCAGCGGGTGTGGTCAGAGGTGAAAACCAATGCCCGCTATGATGAGCGGCACGAAAAAATTGCCGAGTTCAATCACCACAGTCCCCATCGCAAGCGCGGCCTCGCCATCACCCCAGTGAAGTTCGGCATTTCCTTTAACAAAAAGGTCTACAACCAGGCCGGGGCGCTGGTGCTGATCTACACCGACGGCAGCATTCAGCTTAATCATGGCGGCACCGAAATGGGCCAGGGCTTGCACACCAAGATGCAACAAGTGGCGGCGCGATCGCTGGGAATACCGAGCGATCGCATTCGCATGATGCACACCAGCACCGACAAAGTGCCCAACACCTCGGCCACCGCTGCTTCCAGCGGTTCTGACTTGAACGGTCAGGCGGTGAAAGACGCCTGCGAAACCCTGAAAGCTCGCCTGCGTCCCGTCGCGGCGGAACTCTTGGGCTTAGACGGTCCCGAAGAAATGGTGTTTGCCGAGGACCATATTTACTGTTTGACTGCGCCCCACCTGCGGGTGCCCTTTACCGAGGTCGTGCAGGCCGCTTATAACGCTCGCATTTCCCTGGCGGCGACGGGCTTCTATCGCACTCCCAACATTAGCTGGGACCCCGAAACCTACAGCGGGCAACCATTTTACTACTTTGCCTATGGGGCGGCGGTGAGCGAAGTCGAGGTGGATGGCTTTACGGGCACCTTTAAGCTGCGGCAGGTGGATATCGTCCATGACGTGGGGGCATCGCTGAATCCACTGGTGGATCTGGGGCAGGTGGAAGGCGGCTTTGTGCAGGGGCTGGGCTGGCTCACCATGGAAGAACTGGTGTGGGACGACGAGGGCCGCCTGCGCACCTTTGCCCCCAGCACGTACAAAATTCCCACCATTAGCGAAGTGCCCGAAGCCTTCCACGTTCACTTGTTGGAGCGGGCGTCGCAAAACGGCACCATTTACGGCAGCAAAGCCGTGGGGGAACCGCCGTTTATGTTGGCGTTCTCGGTACGGGAGGCCATGCGAGCGGCGATCGCCGCCTTTGGCGATGAGCCTGCTTGGGCGCCGCTCACCTCGCCCGCCACACCAGAAGCGACGTTGGATGCGATCGACGCCATCCGCCAGCCCCTCGCTCAGGCAACGGCTTCCATCGCGAGTTAATCCCGTCGTTTTCCACCTCCAATCTGAATGTCGACGAGTTTGCAATTTTTTCAGCGGGTGGCGACAGCGTTGACTCGTGGCCCCGTCGCGATCGCTACCGTCATCCATACCAATGGCTCCACCCCGCGCGAGGTCGGGGCTAAATTGATGCTCGCCAGCGACGGCGATGCTTGGGGCACCATTGGCGGCGGCGCGGGGGAAGCCAAAGTGTTGCGCCAGGCCCAAACGGTCTTGCAGACGGGGCAACCCCAAACGGTTGCGATCGATCTGTCCGGTGCGCCCCATCGGGAAATTCAAGGCATTTGTGGCGGTCACATGCAGGTATGGGTCGCGCGGTGGCAGGGGGAGAGAGCGATCTCGATCGCCCAACAAATTGTGGAATCCTTAACTCGCGGCACCGCCGTTACCCTCACCCTTCCTCTTAATGCCGAGGAATCGCCGACCGTGGCCCCCGTTGAGCCTCATACCGTCACGGCAATCCATTCCCCAGAGCAGTTTCAGGAAACGCTGCTGCCGTCGCCACTGTTGCTCATTGTCGGCGCGGGACATTGCGGCATACAACTCGCACAAGTCGCCCACCTGGCCGGATTTCGCATCATGGTGCAGGACGAGCGCCCCGAGTGGGCCAGTCCCGACAACTTTCCCCAGGCGGAGCAGTTGTTTCATGAGCCGATAGGGAAAGTGATGGGGGCGATCGCCCACTACAGCCAGCTCTACGCGGCTCTCGTCACGCGCGGCATCGACTACGACCTGCCCGCCCTGCAAGCCCTCATCACCCGCCAGCCCCCCTGCACCTACCTCGGCATGATCGGCAGTCAAAAGCGTGTGACCAAAGCCCTCCAAGCGCTGCAATCCCAGGGCATCGATTCTCGGCAAATCCCCACGCTACACGCCCCCATCGGCCTCGACATCGGTGCCCTCACCCCCGAAGAAATCGCCATCAGCATTTGCAGCGAGTTGATTATGGTGCGGCGCGGCGGCACGGGTCAGCCTCTATCCGTCAGCGCCAAAGCCACTCTAGTCAGGTCAGCAGGCACTCATTAGGTTGCGAGAATTAGCGAGTGCCTGATAACCCCAGTTCAGTTTCTGACTTTCAAATCTGTAGCAAAGGTCGGCTGCTAGGCGGCGTCTCTCACAGCCCTCTCTTCGCGCACTGAAAACTCTGGCAGAGCCATTGCTGATGTTGACATCGCCTCAGTCTCAATTTGAGCGTAGTTACGACACCGAATATCCACCCACAACTGATAAGAGCTACCGGCAGCCGCAATTAGCGTCTGATAGTCTCTGCCCAATGCACAAGCTACTTGATAAGCCTTGTCGCGATCGCGGCTAGGAAAGGTTCGCGCTAATGACATGATGAGGTTTTGGTACAAAAGCGCTTCGCGAATTTCGCGACCGTCGTAATACTTAAAGACGTTCAACTGGAAGGCGGGACACACAAATGGATAGGCCATGAAACCGAGAACATGTCAGCAAAGAACATAACGGCATAGGTAAAAGAATATTTATTTGTAAATAACTATAGATAAATCTTTGGCGAGAGATAATCAACCTTTCGGTAGAAACTCATCAGCCATTAGATAGATAGGGTTGCCTGATTTGAGGCAGTTACTCTTGCAATTCCTAATTTTTGCAAGACATGAGTGGCTGAAGTGTGGCTTGCCGACAGCCTTGAATCAAGTTACTGGGTGAACTACCGACATGGGTTGTTGCCTTTTTGCCATTTGTAGTGCACGGGGCCGATCGCGACTCAATACCCCGCTGGCGAAGGATGCCCCGGGACAGGCTGAGCGTGGAGCGATCGCGTTCTGTCTAGGGTCAGGCGGGAAAAGAGACCGACTTGGCAAGTAGGGCGGAAGCAGGTGTGCAGCGATCGCCCCCACCTTGACAGCCTGAGACATCGCCCCAGCCCATAAATACAGAATCCCCCTGCGAGCCAAAATGGAGGAAGGGGGAGGGAGTCGGCATCATTGAGTTTTCAAAGCAGTCGATAAGGCCACGCTAAGCCACATCTCGCGACCATGGCCCTTGATGAATCGAAGCCACCGGACGCGCTACAGCAGACTCAGTTACGCGGGCCAGAACTTGAGAGTAGTCACGACAACGGATATCGACCCACACCTGATAACTGCTACCGTCGGCAGCGATGACAGTTTGATAATGCTGCCCAAGTGCCGAGGCAAAGCGATACGCCACATCGCGATCGCTGGCAGAAAAGCGCTTAGCCAGGGTCATGATGAGGTTTTGATACATCGTGGCTTCCCGAATTTCACCGTGATTGTAAAACTTGAAGCGCTTGAGCTGGAAAGCGGGACAAACGAAAGGTAGGGGCATAGGGAACAAACTTTAGACAAAAATGTAATTATTGATACGTAAACAATTGTAAATAAATCTCTGGCGGATATCAATTGTTTTAATTGAGACTGTCGAAGTTGATGGGTTCAAAAAAGTTGGCCTCGACAAAGGCCGAAGGAACTTACCTGAGTCAACAGTCCAAAAGCGCTTCTCAGAAATAGTTTCACGCTTCCACAGCAGCTTGAGCATCTTTTCAAGAACACCAGCCGCTCCTGAGCCAGAAGAGTTAGAGTTGTATTATTTGTTTATCCGTGCCGACCAGCCGCGGATAAATCAACTGCTGCGTCCAGGTATTTTGCCGACTTCAGTCTGTCGTCTATAGGTCATACCAATCGTCCATGACGCTGGCGCGACATCCCCAACGATAAACAGGTGCGATCTCTGGGGTGTTAGGAACCGGGTGCCTATTCGACTCAGCCGCTAACCCGCAATTATCAAGGCACCCGGTCCCTGGCAGGGTCTATTTTTAGAGCAGCGGCCCATGACGCTGACGCGCCACTCCAAACAATGAAAACCGGGAATATCTCGGAGGCACTAGGGGACGGGTCCCTTTGGGAACCAGGACGATACCGCTAGAAGCAGCACAAGAGACCCGTCCCCTGACGGGGCGATCGGGGCGCTATTTTCAGAGCAATTCTTCTGAAGCAGGACGACAAAACCCGTGACTTCAAAGCCTCTCTCCTTTTCTTGAATGCCCCTTGGGCTATAGCTTGGGAGCGAGGTTGGGGAGAGGGCCAAGCGTATAGGTAAAGTACAGAACGCAGAATATGGGCAGCGCGGACATCTGACTCACGGGTTATCCAACGACCCTTGAGACGACTGGAGTAATTCATCCGAGCATCCGAGAGCTGGCTAAGGTGAATTCTGCCGCGATCGCCAACTGCCCCAACCCACAGACCGACGACTCCTCGTGGTTTTAGCCCTGAGTCGCGATCGCCGGTGAGGCGGCTTTGACGACGACAACTGAACAGCCCGCATGGTGCATCACATAGTTGCTGACGCTGCCGATCCACAGTTCTGAGATGCCAGAACGATTGTGGCGACCAATGACGATTAGGTCAGCGGGCCAGTCCTGGGCGATCTGACAAATTTGCCGCCCCGGATCACCAACGGCCTGCGTCCATTCGGTGGCGACGCCATGGTCTTTTTGAATCTGATTGGCCTGCTCGTCTAGCGCTTGCTGGTTGGCTTTTTGATCGAGCTGCCACTGACCGATGTACAGCTGAAAGGTATCCACATTCACCGCTGAGTGCATACCGTCGGCCGTCATATACATCGGGTTGGGGTAGCCGGACTCGGGCGGCAATAGTACATGCAGCAGATTGAGCGTGGCTTTACTGGGAGCAGCGATCGCGATCGCTTCCTGCATCACTTTGGCGTTGATCGCCGTTTCTTCGCTCAGAGCAACCAGAATTCTTTGGTACATACGCAATCACTCAGGGGAATGGGGCAGGGGGAGCAGGGGAGAGCGGGAGAGCCAGAGGCATCAGGGGCCAAGTGATCCGTTTGTCGTTCTGAGGCTTGGGTGCCAAACCGCTCGCCTACTCGCCATTAATGCAACGGCTTTAAAGCGATGAATGCAGCACTTTTTCCAGGGTGGTGAGTAGGGTTTCGGCGCGATCGCGGTGACTGTTAGCTCCCATGAGGCCGACGCGCCACACTTGACCGGCCAATTCACCCAGGCCGCCACCAATTTCGATGTTGTGTTCTAGCAGCAAGGTCCGCGCTACCGCTTTGGCATCCACGCCGTCGGGCACGCGCACCGTGGTGAGGGTGGGCAGGCGATAGGCGCGATCGACATGGCAGCTCAGGCCGATAGATTCCAGCCCCTCCCAGAAAAATTCCGCCGTGTCTTGGTGGCGTTGCCAACGGTTTTCTAACCCTTCTTCCGCCAGCAGGCGCAGGGCTTCGCGCAGGGCAAAGGTGAGATTAACGGGCGCTGTGTGGTGATAGACGCGATCGCGGCCCCAATATTTCCGCAGCAGGCCCGCATCGAGATACCAGTTGGCGACGGGGGTTTGGCGCTGCTCCATTTTGGCCACGGCTCGCGGCCCCATGGTAAAAGGCGATACGCCCGGCGGGCAGCTCAACCCCTTTTGGCTACAGCTATAGGCCAAA is from Leptolyngbya iicbica LK and encodes:
- a CDS encoding N-acetylmuramoyl-L-alanine amidase, producing the protein MRVDWLIPAGLAVTSALVYTLPAEAAQLRFWRFDQQRNQLVFNTDAPVQPRAQMVFNPTRVVIDLPGTTLGRPSQSQAVGGAIREVRSGQFDSQTARLVIELAPGYTLDPRAVEVRGVRSNEWVVQLPQPQQMGSGATGASGGNSVTGEYSTNGAMTFLSGVVTTADGFFMRTSGEIPTINLERRGQPGGERQIIIDLFDSSISPFLKAEALPNNRYSVNRWDITQDPQRNVTRVVMTLAPGSPDWEVTPTNIGTQTGIVLVPPSGVSISSIPDNPSQAGNPQIAVPPTTRPATPVPQPNLPPQPARPAIPPTVNNSRVRVAIDPGHGGRDPGAVGIGGLQEKNVVFPVSLRVAELLREAGVDVVMTRTSDVTLDLEPRTAIANNANATVFLSIHANAISMSRPDVNGVETYYYSATGQQLASIIHANVLPASGFGDRGVKQARFYVLRNTAMPAALLELGFVTGANDAPKLRDPAWQENISQAIARGLLQYLEPYRR
- a CDS encoding phospholipase D-like domain-containing protein, translated to MHLTRQQRRLGGLLLGAILLVLAVHHWLLPLFTRPSLAALLPQDPYIQVYFNQSQASLYTDPYRQIRRPGDDLEQVIVEAIAAATTSIDVAVQEITLPQIALALRDRAQAGVNVRIIVENQYNRVWRPLNEFQSGQMDEYQQSKHSEKQQLIDANGNGKITAEEVAQRDAIHILTQGQVPLLDDTADGSKGSGLMHHKFMVVDGRTVVLGSANWTTSGIHGDFASADSRGNANALLRIDSPELAAVLEEEFDLMWGDGPAGKEDSLFGLQKPLRSPRVVNIPGSQVTVQFSPVSETQPWSQSVNGLISQTLTQASSSIDLALFVFSDQGISDRLAQKSQAGVTIQALIDRNFVYRSYSEALDMLGTAMPDHRCKYEAHNRPWTQPIATVGTPNLPEGDKLHHKFALIDNHTVIIGSHNWSAAANHTNDENLLVIRNPTVAAHFRREFDRLAANAEMGFTKDLQNRIQRQRKQCGG
- a CDS encoding CPBP family intramembrane glutamic endopeptidase yields the protein MDSELAPQFPSTLRRIVLVVITLLVSLIMGSALIASWKEPQVASRLELYQTDLLLQATAWEGDGLPAEQVATLRRNLLGADPIADAQKNYASVRATAVNTLDENAALAGDAASVSPRLQNAIAGQSELLDLLDLRLGILEAEQQAFEAAQANWEGVKSRHATGDRLWRTADTLDALWHDRSLPDDSEALISTTLQGWFQNRALAQYYRRTQDSAALAALEQAEADQAQGLILTLAAVGVFPAVGALTGILLLIGLGIQRLVKGADALLAQNRDRGWEVPWSAETIWIVVVGGFLFMGQLVVPVVISPLRGVLAGAGTRGQALFALTYYLMMSVGAIAVLWFAIRSYRPLPPDWFKFKLRSNWWLWGLGGYFAALPLMLTVSVLNQQIWQGQGGSNPLLQTVLEAQDPFALAIFFTTASVAAPLFEEFLFRGFLLPSLTRYMPVGGAIAVSSLVFAIAHLSLSEVLPLAVLGGVLGIVYTRSRNLLAPMLLHSAWNSVTMLGLFLLGSSAN
- the xdhA gene encoding xanthine dehydrogenase small subunit produces the protein MPPSVSTTSLQFTLNGEPLCLQEASPTQTLLSYLRQHGYVGTKEGCGDGDCGACTVVMVGADATGQPQYQAVNSCLLPIGSLGGRHIYTVEGIANDRLHPVQQAMVDLGGSQCGYCTPGFIMSLFAGYYSDRVADEVTVEGNLCRCTGYLPIRRAAQRVAAESHGEDDFSQALSQVSLPLAATAYSAQGQQFYRPTQLAEVLDLLQAHPDATLVAGSTDLGLEMSWYRQHYPVMIALEAVAELHQLAHTDDAVTIGAAVPLSQIEEQLRGVFPSLDEMLHWFAARQVRNRATLGGNLGTASPIGDLPPVLLALDATIQVASAAGSREIAIADFFKGYRVTDLRTGEVIVAITIPKTPQIAVTRRLSQSYKIGKRGTDDISIVAAAYRIDLDTQNRVVAARLAYGGVAATPIRAIAVEEWLIGQPWTLATVLAAKEQLRSAFTPMSDLRGSADYRNRLIANLFEKFFVEFNNCE